From one Salvelinus alpinus chromosome 14, SLU_Salpinus.1, whole genome shotgun sequence genomic stretch:
- the LOC139538195 gene encoding trace amine-associated receptor 6-like yields MEKHEDIQYCFQDGNSSCRKVLLSTSIYITLYIFFSLISAVTVFLNVLVIISISHFKQLHTPTNLLILSLAVSDLLVGLIVIPVVTVATMEPCWGFGKYFCVFQFYVTFLCTNLSLGNLVLISIDRYVAVCDPLLYHSKITITGSICIISITWCCCIIYDAVILKNFVNVQIPSRCLNECFIVEGSIWVNIIYIVFTMVVPCSIIITLYMNIFVVARSQARKVFSKEAASVSGVKTVQANKSERKAAKTLAIVVFTYLICWIPSLLIYFFSSVLGDHLISNFTSYLALVNSLINPIIYAFFYPWFKVTAKLILTLKIRRL; encoded by the coding sequence ATGGAGAAACATGAAGATATTCAATACTGTTTTCAAGACGGAAATTCTTCTTGCAGAAAGGTTTTGCTATCGACATCTATCTACATAACACTGTACATCTTCTTCTCATTGATTTCAGCAGTTACAGTATTTTTGAATGTACTGGTGattatctccatctctcacttCAAGCAGCTCCACACTCCAACCAACCTGCTcatcctctctctggctgtgtcaGATCTCCTGGTGGGACTGATTGTGATACCAGTAGTGACTGTAGCAACAATGGAACCATGCTGGGGTTTTGGaaaatatttctgtgtgtttcaaTTCTACGTTACTTTTTTATGTACTAATTTATCGCTGGGCAATTTGGTCTTGATATCTATTGACCGCTATGTTGCTGTGTGTGATCCCTTATTGTACCActctaaaataacaataacaggaAGTATCTGTATTATATCCATTACCTGGTGTTGTTGTATCATATACGATGCTGTTATTTTAAAAAACTTTGTAAATGTACAAATACCCAGTAGGTGTTTAAATGAATGTTTTATTGTTGAAGGGTCAATCTGGGTTAATATAATTTacattgtatttacaatggttgtCCCGTGCTCTATTATTATAACACTTTATATGAATATCTTTGTGGTGGCCAGATCACAGGCCAGAAAGGTATTTTCTAAAGAGGCTGCCAGTGTGTCTGGTGTTAAAACTGTACAGGCAAATAAGTCTGAGAGAAAAGCAGCAAAAACTCTAGCTATTGTTGTTTTCACCTATCTCATTTGTTGGATTCCATCTCTATTAATTTACTTTTTTTCTTCAGTTTTAGGTGATCATTTAATATCAAATTTCACCAGTTATCTGGCACTTGTTAATTCCTTAATTAATCCAATAATTTATGCTTTCTTTTATCCATGGTTCAAAGTGACAGCTAAACTTATTTTAACTTTGAAGATAAGACGTTTATAG